The DNA window AAAATTTGAAAAAGACTCCGTAATCAATCAGAACAATTATACTCAAAAATTAGAAAAAGTAGTCATAAACACAGAAGAAACTATTCTTTTAGGAAGAGAAAAAGACAGGAAAAAAATAAGTATGGCTGAGATTGATTACAACGAAAAAATAGACGGTAACCCATTAAATTCTGAGAAAAATGGATAGTACATTTATCATAGAAAAAAGCGTTGTAATTCTTGTTGTTTTCGCCGTTACGATGCTTATGGCGATGTATTCAACTTGGGCTGAACGAAAAGTGGCTGCATTTCTTCAAGACAGGGTGGGTCCTAATCGCGCAGGTTGGGGAGGATTATTTCAACCGCTTGCCGATGGATTGAAATTATTTGCCAAAGAAGAATTTTCGCCTGATACACCCAACCAATTTTTGTTTAGAGTTGGGCCAGGAATTGCAATGGCAACCGCGTTGATGACCAGCGCAGTGATTCCTTGGGGAGATCGACTGCATCTTTTCGGGAGAGATATTTTGCTACAAGCTACTGATATTAATGTGGGCCTTTTGTACATCATCGGTATTGTTTCTGTTGGAGTTTATGGCATTATGATTGGAGGTTGGGCATCGAACAATAAATTCTCCTTGATCGGAGCAGTTCGCGCCGCTTCTCAAATGGTGTCTTATGAAGTGGCAATGGGATTGTCGATTGTAGCTTTACTAATGATGACCGGAACATTGAGCCTAAAAGAAATTTCGGAGCAACAAGCCGGATTGGGTTGGAATGTTTTTTACCAACCTATTTCCTTTTTGATATTCTTGATTTGTGCCTTTGCCGAAACCAATCGAACTCCATTTGATTTAGCCGAATGTGAAACCGAATTAATTGGTGGCTATCATACCGAATATTCCTCGATGCGAATGGGTTTTTACCTTTTTGCTGAATACGCCAATATGTTTGTTTCTTCAACGATTTTGGCAGTTTTATTCTTCGGAGGCTACAATTATCCGGGAATGAGTTGGGTAGTTGAAAACTATGGAGTGAACCTTGCCAATGTATTAGGAATGGGAGCTTTGTTTGTGAAATTATGTGGATTTATCTTCTTTTTTATGTGGGTTCGTTGGACTATTCCAAGATTTAGATACGATCAATTGATGCATTTGGGATGGAGAATTTTGATTCCGCTGTCGATTATCAATATTATGATTACTGGGATTGTGCTTTTGAGAGGAGAACTGTTAGCTTATTTCGGGTTTTAAATAGTCTAATGACTGTTTTAAAATTTAAAAATAAAAAAGAAGGTGGTCACAGATTGTGACCACTTATAGAAAATTAATCTGATTCAAGGGTTAATATTCTGCAAATGAACAAATTGAGGTGGTCACAATCTGTGACTACCTCAAGAAATAAAAAAGTATTATACTTTATGGGCAAAGAATTAGTTGTTACAGAAGAATTCATAATGAGCAAAATCTTGCTGATTAGAAATCAAAAAGTAATGGTTGATTCTGATTTAGCAACGCTTTATAGTGTTTCGACTAAACAATTGAACCAACAAGTCAAAAGAAATATAAAACGGTTTCCGACTAATTTTATGTTTCAATTGACAGCAATTGAAAAAGAACAGCTGGTCGCAAATTGTGACCACCTCAATAAATTAAAATTTTCTTCAACATTGCCGTATGTTTTCACAGAACACGGAACAATGATGTTGGGAAACGTATTAAGCTCAGACAGAGCGATAGAATTCAGCATTAAAATTGTTGAAGCTTTTATAAAAATGCGAGAATTTTTGACAAATAATTTAAGTGTTAAATTAGAAATCGAAGAAATAAAGAAGAAACTTAATAACCACGACAAGAACATTGAATTGGTTTTTTCTTATCTCGATGAAATGATGGAAAAGAATGAAAATAAAGTGGAACGAAATAAAATAGGTTATAAAAAATAAAACGTGATTTATAAAAAAAAGTACTAGCCCTGATCGCAACGGCATCCTTTTGTTCTGGGGTTCAGAACAAAAGATACAGTGAAGAGCAGGAATAAGCTCCAAAAAATAAAAAGAAAATCAGATTTTTAAATCAAATATCTAAAATCTAAATGTCAATACAAGAAATATCACTTTCCGGTAGAAAAAAGCTAGTTTCCAACAAGGAGATGACGTTTTTCGAACGTATGTATCTCATCGC is part of the Flavobacterium nackdongense genome and encodes:
- the nuoH gene encoding NADH-quinone oxidoreductase subunit NuoH; the encoded protein is MDSTFIIEKSVVILVVFAVTMLMAMYSTWAERKVAAFLQDRVGPNRAGWGGLFQPLADGLKLFAKEEFSPDTPNQFLFRVGPGIAMATALMTSAVIPWGDRLHLFGRDILLQATDINVGLLYIIGIVSVGVYGIMIGGWASNNKFSLIGAVRAASQMVSYEVAMGLSIVALLMMTGTLSLKEISEQQAGLGWNVFYQPISFLIFLICAFAETNRTPFDLAECETELIGGYHTEYSSMRMGFYLFAEYANMFVSSTILAVLFFGGYNYPGMSWVVENYGVNLANVLGMGALFVKLCGFIFFFMWVRWTIPRFRYDQLMHLGWRILIPLSIINIMITGIVLLRGELLAYFGF
- a CDS encoding ORF6N domain-containing protein codes for the protein MNKLRWSQSVTTSRNKKVLYFMGKELVVTEEFIMSKILLIRNQKVMVDSDLATLYSVSTKQLNQQVKRNIKRFPTNFMFQLTAIEKEQLVANCDHLNKLKFSSTLPYVFTEHGTMMLGNVLSSDRAIEFSIKIVEAFIKMREFLTNNLSVKLEIEEIKKKLNNHDKNIELVFSYLDEMMEKNENKVERNKIGYKK